The DNA window TGGCGGGGTGGATGGTCTTCGTCGACCCGCCCGAGCACCGGCGGTTGCGCAGCGTCTTCCGGGGTGCCTTCGGGGCCCGTCAGGTGCGGCGCAACCGGCCGATGGTGCAGGAGGCGGTGGCCCGGCTGGCCGCCCGGGCCGGTGCCGGCGGCGGCGTCATCGACCTGGTCGCCGAGTTCGCCAGGCCGTTGCCGGCGACCGTCGCGGCGGCCTGGATGGGTGTGCCGGTCGAGGACACCGCGATGTTCCAGCGGCTGGCGATCCAGGTCGGTGACCTGGCGCTGGGCGCGGTGCAGTCGCCCGAGGAGAACGAGCGCTCGCAGCAGGCGCTGCTGGATCTCTTCGACTACCTGCGCGCGCTGGTCCGGGCCCGCCGGGCCGATCCCCGCGAGGACCTGATCAGCGCCGCGCTCGCGAGCGGCCTGGTGGGGGAGTCGGTGAGCGAGGACGAGTTCGTCGCCATGCTCACCCACGTGGCGTTCGCCGGTGGCGAGACCACCAGCAACCTCATCGCCGTGGGCACCTGGAACCTGTTGCGGCACCCGGACCAGCTCGCCCTGTTGCGGGCCGAACCGGAGCTGGCGCCGGTGGCCGTGGAGGAGCTGTTGCGCTTCGACGGGCCGTCCAAGATGTCCATCCGGCACGTCCGGGACGACTTCGAGCTGGGTGGCCGCAGCCTGCGGGCGGGGCAGCGGGTCTATGTGGTCACCGCCGGGGCGAACCGGGACCCGTCGCGCTTCGCCCGACCCGACGAGCTGGACCTGCGCCGGCACCCTAACCCGCACCTCGGTTTCGGGCAGGGCGGCCACTTCTGCCTGGGCGCCCCGCTGGCCCGGCTGGTGGCCGGGGCGGCGCTGACCGACCTGCTGGCCGCGGCGCCGGGTCTGGCGCCGGCCACGTCCGGGGTGCGCTGGCAACCGTCGCTGCTCAACCGCAGCCTCCGGGCGCTGCCGGTGCGCCTCTGATCCGCGCCGGCGTCCATACCGGACCGCCCGCGCCGCACGCCCCCGGTCGTCCGACCGGGACCCGTCCGAGAACGAACCGAACGAGAAGGAGAACGGCGATGTCCGTCGACGACGATGACCGCACCTACCGCGTCGTGATGAACCACGAGGAGCAGTACTCGATCTGGTTCGCCGACCGTGAGCTGCCGGCGGGCTGGACCGCCACCGGCTTCGAGGGCGCCCGCGCGGCCTGCCTCACCCACATCGACCAGGTGTGGACCGACATGCGTCCGCGCAGCCTGCGCGAGCGGATGGCCGCCGCGCAGGGCTGACCGGTCCCGGGGTCGGGGGTGGTCCACCGCGAACCACCCCGGCCCGGGCCGTCCGCCGACGGCCGTTCCTGTCCCATCCCGCTGACAACGAGGCGACGGTGATGAAGGTCTATTCTCACGAGCGTCTGGCGCGGCTCGCCGGCGAGCGTGGCATGCCCGAGGAGTACCTGCACGACCTGCGGGTCGTCTCCTCGGTGCTGCCGTTCAAGGTCAACCAGTATGTCGTGGACGAGCTCATCGACTGGTCCGCCGTCCCCGACGACCCCATCTTCCGGCTCACCTTCCCGCACCGGGACATGCTGCCGCCGGACATCTACGACCACCTGTCCGGGTTACGGCTGTCCGCGGCCGAGCCCGGGGTGATCCGCAAGGCGGCCCGGGACGCGCACGCCCGGCTCAACCCGAACCCGGGCGACCAGCTCGAGGCGAACGTGCCGGTCCACCGGGGCCGCCGGCTGCTCGGCCTGCAACACAAGTACGCCGAGACCGTGCTGGTCTTCCCGTCGCAGGGACAGACCTGCCACTCCTACTGCGGCTACTGCTTCCGTTGGGCCCAGTTCGTCGGCAATGCCGAGATCCGACAGGCGTCCTCGGACGTCACGGACGTGGTGGCGTATCTCGCCGACAGCCCCGGGGTCACCGACGTCCTGTTCACCGGCGGAGATCCGATGATCATGAGTACCGCGGTGCTGGACCGCTGGGTGTCACCCCTGCTGGACCCGGCGCTCGACCGGATCCGTACCATCCGGTTCGGCACCAAGGCGCTGTCGTACTGGCCGGCCCGGTTCACCACCGACCCGGACGCCGACGACCTGCTGCGCCTCTTCGAGCGGATCGTGGCCGGCGGCCGGCACGTCGCCGTGATGGCCCACTTCTCCCACCCCCGCGAGCTGGCCACCGACGAGGTCCGCCGGGCCATCGCCCGGATCCGGGCCACCGGCGCGGTGATCCGGGCCCAGGCGCCGCTGATCGCCCACGTGAACGACCGGGCCCGGGACTGGGCCACCATGTGGCAACGGCTGGTGGAGCTGGGCGTGGTGCCGTACTACATGTTCGTGGAGCGTGACACCGGTGCCCGCAGCTACTTCAGCGTGCCGCTCACCCGGGCCTGGCAGGTCTACACCGACGCCGTCCGGTCGGTCTCCGGCCTCGCCCGCACCGCGCGCGGTCCGGTGATGTCCGCCGCTCCCGGCAAGGTGCTCGTGGACGGTGTGGTGCGGCTCGGCGGCAGCGACCTGTTCAGCCTGCGCATGCTCCAGGCCCGCGACGCCGCGCAGGTGGGTCGCCAGTTCTTCGCCCGGCACGACCCGACCGCCGAGTGGTTCGACGACCTGCGTCCCGTTCCCGGCTCCTGGTGGCCGGCATGAGCGCCGCCACCGGGCCGACCCTGACCGCCTCCGACGAGGAACAGATGTCCACCGTCACCGACCCGCCGCGAGCGGGATCCGAGCGCCGGGCCAGCCTCTGGCGCAACCGCGACTTCAACCTGCTCTGGATCAGCCAGTGCTTCTCCGATCTCGGCGCCGCCATGTCCAACCTGGCGATGCCGCTGCTCGTGCTCTTCCTCACCGGCTCGGCCGCCCAGGCCGGTCTGGTCGGCAGCGCGGGGCTCGTCACCACGCTGGCCTGCCGGTTGCCGGCCGGCGTGGTGGCCGACCGGTTCTCCCGCCGTACGCTGCTGGTGGCCTGCGACGTGGTCCGGCTGGTGGCCTACCTGGGGCTGTCCGCCGCCGTGTTCGCCGGGGCGGCCAACCTGCCGATGGTCCTCGCCGTCACCGTGGTCGGTGCCGCCGCCAACGCGGTCTTCGGCACCGCTGAGCACGCGGCGGTGCGTAACCTCGTCCCGCCCGGGCAGCTCGCCACCGCGGTCGCCCGCAACGAGGCCCGCTCCTACGGCACTCAGCTCGCCGGGCCTCCGCTCGGCGGTCTGCTCTACGGGCTGGGCCGGTCCCTGCCGTTCGTCGGCAACGCGGTGTCCTACCTGCTCTCGCTGCTGGCGGTGCTGCTCATCCGCCGGCCGATGGAAGAGTCCCGCGCCGAGCGGACCCGCCAGTCCGGCGGCGCCGCGGCGGCCGAGGGCGTCCGGTTCGTGCTGGCCAACCCGTTCCTGCGGGCGCTGCTGGTGATCGCGGCGCCGTTGAACATGGCCTTCACCGGAATGATCTTCGCGATCATCGTCTCCCTGCAACGGACCGGCACCCCGTCGGTCCTGGTCGGCCTGGCCAGCACGATCTTCGGACTCGGCGGCTTCCTCGGCGCGCTCGCCGCACCCGCGGTCCAGCGGTGGTTGCGACTGCCGACCCTGGTGGTCGTGCTGTGCTGGGCCACCACCGGGCTGATGGCCACGAGCGCCCTGGTGTCGTCCAGTCTGCTGGCCGCGGTGCCGCTGGCGGCGGCGGTGTTCCTCGCCCCGACCGCGAACGCGGTCCTCTTCGGCTACCAGGCGGCAGTCACCCCGGACCGGCTCCAGGGACGGGTGGTAAGCGTCATCTACCTGGCCGCGACCTCGGCCGCCGCGCTCGCGCCCGGTCTGGCCGGGCTGCTGCTGGCCCGGTTCCCGGCCGCCGTGACGATGCTGGTCTTCGCCGGCCTGGTCGCCGTCTCGGCGGTCACCGCGACGCTCAGCAACGGCATCCGGTCGATGAACACCGACGGCGGGTCGGCCGATTCGGTGTGAGCCGGGTTACCTCTCGGGCATCCGGGAATCAACGCCGCGGGCGGGGGCCTGAACCCCGGTGTGACTGTTACGCCGGAATCCACCCCGACACCGGGTGACCTGATGAGCCGTGGGCAGCGGGCGCGGCTCGTCCTGGTCCTCGGTTCGCTGATCGCGGTCGGCCCCCTGACCATCGACATGTACCTGCCCGCGCTGCCCGCGATCGTCGCGGACTTCGCGACGACCTCGGCGGCGGTCCAGTTGACCCTCACCGGCACGCTCGCCGGGCTCGCGCTCGGCCAGTTGCTGATCGGGCCGCTCTCGGACGCCGTGGGGCGGCGACGTCCGCTGATCGCCGGGCTCCTGCTGCACGTCCTGGCGTCGTCGCTCTGCGTCGTCGCGCCGAACGTCGCCGTGCTCGGCGCGCTGCGGGTCGTGCAGGGCCTCGGCGTCGCCGCCACCGCGGTGGTCGCGATGGCCGTGGTGCGCGACCTGTTCAGCGGCGCGGCGTTCGCCACCCTGCTCTCCCGGCTGCTGCTGGTGATGGGTGCCGCGCCGGTCCTCGCCCCGACCCTGGGCGGCGGCGTCCTGCGCTGGACGGACTGGCGCGGGGTGTTCGTCGCCCTGGCCGCGTTCGGCGTGCTGCTCGTCGTGGTCGCCTCGACCGGCCTGCCCGAGACGCTCGCGCCCGAGCGCCGCCGGCGCGGCGGCGTGGTCGCGACGATCTCGCTCTACGGATCGCTGCTGCGCGACCGGGTGTTCGTGGGGCTGGTCCTGGTCGCCGGCCTGGCCATGGCGGCGCTGTTCGCCTACGTGGCCGGTTCGTCGTTCGTGCTCCAGCAGACCTACGGGCTCGACGAGCAGCAGTTCGGGCTGGCGTTCGGCGCCGGCGCGGTGGGCCTGATCGGGGCGACGCAGTACAACGTGCGGCTGCTGCGCCGCTACCCCCCGCAGCGGATCCTCGTCCTCTCGCTGGCCGTGGGCACGCTGGCCGGGCTGGCTCTGGTGGCGTTCGCCGCGACCAACGTCGGTGGCCTGCCCGCCCTGCTGGTGTCGCTGTGGACGGTGCTGGCGGCGGCGGGCCTGGCGATGCCGAACGCCCCGGCGTTGGCGCTGTCGCGGCACGGCGAGGCCGCCGGCACCGCGTCCGCGTTGCTCGGCGCCGTGCAGTTCGGCGTGGGTGCGGTGGCCGCCCCGCTGGTCGGCGTGCTGGGCACCGGAGCGGTCGCGATGGCGCTGGTGGTGGCCGGTGGGATGGTGGCGGCGCTGGTCGCGCTGCTGGTCGTGGTGCGGCCGTCGCGCCTCGCGGGTCTGGAGCCGGCGCCGGCGGTCGTGGCCGTGCACTGACCGGCCGGCGGAGCCCATCTCCGCGCTCGGGCGGGCGGGGCGGCCCGCCCGAGCCGGGAACGTCAGGCGGAGTCGTCAAGGCGGGCTCGACGGCGTCGGTCCAGGGCCGGCGGCGGCGCGGCGGGGACCGGCCGGAGTCAGTACGTCGAGGCCGGCGGATTGTTCGGTCGGCGCCGGGCGAACGCGTCCAGGTGTCCCCACCGGCCGGGCACGTCCAGCAGGGCGATGTGGTCGAACGTCGCCGGCAGCGCCGGGATCGCGGCGAGATGGTCCTCGTGCGGGTCGAGGCCGAGCAGCGTGCGCAGGAACAGCAGCGGCGCGCCGCTGGACCACGCCTGCGGGCTGCCGGCGGTGGGATACCGGACCGGGTAGCGGGTGGTCCGCCGGTCGAACCCGCCGAACGCCTCGGGCAGGCGCCCCTCGAAGTAGGCGGCGGCGGAGATGATGCCCTCGGCGATCCGGCCGGCCTCCTCGGTCAGGCCGTAGCGCCGCAGGCCCCAGGCGATGAAGGAGTTGTCGAAGGGCCACACGGTCCCGGTGTGGTAGCCCAACGGGTTGTAGCGACTCTGCCCCTCGGCCAGCGTGCGGACGCCCCAGCCGGAGAAGAGCGCCGGGCTCATCAGGTGGTCCGCCACCCGGGCGGCCCGCTCCGGCGGCACGATCCCGCTCCACAACAGGTGCCCGACGTTGGAGGTCAGGCTGTCCACCGGGGTGCCGTCGGAGTCGAGGGCCACCGCGTACCAGCCGCGGTCCTCCAGCCAGAAGTCGCGGTTGAAGCGGTCGTACAACTGCGCCGCCTCCCGTTCGAGGCGGTCCGCGAGGTCCGCGTCGTGCCAGACCGTGCGCGCCAGCCGGGCCGCGCGGATCTTCGCGTCGTACGCGTACCCCTGGGTCTCGCACGTCGAGCGGGGAAAACCCGGCAGCCGGCCGTCGGCGTAGGAGATGCTGTCCCAGGAGTCCTTCCAGCACTGGTTGTCCAGGCCGGTGTCGACGTTGCGCCGCTGGTACGAGACGTAGCCCGCGCCGGTGAGATCGGCGTGCCGGTCCATCCAGGCCAGCGCCGCACGCGCCTCCTGTTCGAGCTCCCGGACCAGCGCGGTGTCGCCGCTCCACCGCTCGTACTCGTCGAGCAGCACCACGAACAGCGGCGTGGCGTCGACCGTGCCGTAGTAGGGCGAGTGGGGTTGCTCCTCGAACGCCGCGGACTCGCCGTAGCGCAGCTCGTGCAGGATCCGCCCGGGGTCCTCCTCCAGCACGTCGTCGGTGCGCGCGCCCTGCAACGAGGCGAGGATGCACAACGTCGGCGGGGTCAGCGCCGGCGTGAAGGGGAGGGTCTGGAGACAGGTGAGCAGACTGTCGCGGCCGAACAGCGTCATGAACCACGGCAGGCCGGCCGCGGGCACGGTGGCGCCGCCGAGCGAGAGCGGCGCGAAGCGGAGCGCCGCCAGGTCGACCAGGCTGCGCTGGTACACCTGGCGCAGGACAGCGCTGTCGGTGTCCAGGGTCGGCGCCGCGGCCACCCACTCCCGTACGCTCTCGGGCAGGACGGACTCGTCCGCCCGCAGCGCGCGGGGCCCGGCCCTCAGGTCGACCCCGTCGGGCCGCCACGCGTGCATCACCGCCCGCAGCTCGACCGACCACTCCGCGCCCGGCGCCAGGTGGACCACGAAACGGATGTCGTCGGGGCCGAAGGTCGCCGGTCGGTCGGCGGTGAGGGCGACCTCGCGGTGGAAGGTGCCCCGCCGATAGCCCAGCTTCAGGCCGTCCGGGGCGACGTCGGTGTACGTCTCGCCGGTCTTGACGCCGACGTCGAACTTGATCTCGAAGATGTCGGCGAAGTCCGCCGCCACCTCCAGCCGGACGTCCACGGCACGTGGTTGCTCGCCGTAGTTGAAGACGGTGATCGACTCGGTCAGGTCGGTGTCGATGCGCCGGCGCCGGATGGCCGAGACGTCGGCCTGCACGTAGTCCATCTGACCGCCGGGGACCAGGAAGAACGCGGCTTCGAAATAGTGGCTGTCGTCCACCGACAGGGCGGTCATCCGCTCGCCGTCGACGGTGAGCACCCATCGCGACAGGTATCGGGTGTCGGCGGCGAACAGGCCGACCGGGGCGGCCGGCGAGGACTCGATGTCGCCGCAGCTGTCCGACACGACGAACGTGCTGCCGTCGATGCAGGACACCGTGCCGGGCGCGTCCTTCATCCGGCGTCCCCGTCGGGCCCGACCGCCTGTGGCCGGGTCGGGAACAGCCGCCCGATCCGCAGCGCCAGGCCGAGGTCCCCGTCGACCAGGATCTCGCCCCGGGTGATCGCGGCCAATCCGTTCATCCCGCCCGTGGCCATCGCCTCGGCGGTCCGCTCGGAGGTGGTGATGACCGCCGAGGCGGGCCCGCCGTCGCGGGTGACGCGCAGGTGGCCCCGGTCGATGTCGAGGCGCCACTGCCGCAGGCCGCCGTCGGCGCGGATGTCGATCCGGACACTGCCGCTGACCGTGCCGAGCCGGGCGTCGTAGCCCACCGCCGACAACTGGTCGAAGAAGGCGTCGGCCGACGTCATCTGCCCTCCCCCCGTGGTCGCCGGAGCGCTCGGCGCGTACCCCCTGCGCCGGCGCGCTAACCTGCTCGCCGGGCGGAGCCGGCGCGTCCGCCGGATAATGGGTCGATGACGAACCCCGACCTCGATCCCGAGGTGTACCCGCCGCTCGACCCGCGCGAGGACGTGCCGGACGACCCGGGCGAACTCCTCCCGGACACGCCGGACGAGCTGCCGGAGGCGCCGGTCGAGCCGATGCCCGACGACGGCGAGCCGGGCGGCGTGCCCGAACCCGCCTGACCGGCCGGTCAGCCCTATCTATCGACAGGGGTGAATAAATCTGCGGTAATGGTCACGCGTGCCGAGCAGCAGGGGAGACCGGATGAGGATCGTCGACGCCCGGGTGATCGTGACCTGCCCCGGCCGCAACTTCGTGACCCTGAAGATCGTCACGGACGAGGGGGTCACCGGAGTCGGCGACGCCACCCTCAACGGCCGGGAACTGGCCGTCGCGTCCTACCTGCGCGACCATCTCGTGCCGCTGCTGATCGGCCGCGACCCGGCCCGCATCGAGGACACCTGGCAATACCTCTACCAGGGCTCCTACTGGCGGCGCGGGCCGGTCACCATGAGCGCGATCGCCGCCGTGGACACCGCGCTGTGGGACATCAAGGGCAAGGTCGCCGGCCTGCCGGTCTACCAACTGCTCGGCGGCCGGTCCCGCGAGGGTGTCACCGTCTACGGCCACGCCGCGCTGCTGGTCACCGCCCCGTTCCTGTGCGACGTCCAGCGCGGCATCGAACTCACCGACGCGTCCCCGTACGGCGACATCGCCCGCTACCTGGCCGTGCACCGGGAGGCGGAGGAGGCGGTCCGGCGCACCCTGTCCTACGTCGACGGGGTCACCTTCGCCCGCCGGGCCACCGCTCCGGCGCACTTCGGGCTCGGCCTGCGCGACGACGTCTGCCCGCCGAGCACCGGCTTCGCGGCCTACAACCAGTACGGCGGCGGGTCGGCCGCGCCCGCGCGGGAGATGCACACCTACCCGTTCAACGGCCACGACGGCGGCGAGGCCGTGCACGTGCGGCGGCAGCTGCGCTGGCTCGACACGGTGCTGCGGCCCACCGGCCGGCCGCGCGTCGGGAGCGGGCTGCGGGACCGGGCGGGCCGTCGGTAGGGTCGTCCGCGTGGACCTGGCCGACACCGCCGCCCGGCTCGGGGTGCCCGTCGAGGAGGTCGACCGCGTGCACCGGCTCGCCGGCGACCGGCCGTCGGCGCCGCTGCCGGCCCGGGCCGACGCGCCCGCGACCCTCGACCGGCTCGCGGTGCCCCCGCACGACGCCGCCGAGATCCTGGCGGGTTGGCCCGAGCCCGGCTCCCCGTGGTGGACCCCGGAGCTGCGCTGGCTGCTCGACCGTTCGATCGCGCTGGTCCGCGCCGACCTCGGCGGCCACGGCTGGCTGCCGCCCGGCCCGGCGCTGCCCCGCGAGCGCGGCCCCGCCTGGCGGCACCTCTACGCCTACGCCTACCTGGCCCTGGTCGACGTCGCGCGGGGCTACCACCGCGACCACGGCATCGCCGACGACGTGTCCTGGACGACCCTCGCCGACCTGGGCCGCAACCTCGCCGTCGACAGGCGGATGGGCGGCGAGGGCTGGCCGGTCATGCAGAGCTGGCTGACGCTGCACGCCCGCGGCGGCGTCTACGAGCTGGGCCGGTTGCAGCACCAGCGCGGCGAGACCATCGGCCTGCACATCCCCTAGTCGGGGCCGATGACCCCGGCGGCGGTCGACGCCTCGCTCGACGCGGCCCGATCGTTCTTCCCGCGTCACTTCCCCGACGAGCGCCACACGGAGTTCTCCTGCGGCTCCTGGTTGCTCGATCCGCAGCTGCGGGAATACCTCCCGGCGGGCTCCAACATCGTCCGGTTCCAGCGCCGTTTCACGCTCGAGCCCTACCAGGAGCCGGAGGGCATCGACGCCGACGTCGAGGTGCGGCGGTTCGTGTTCCGCACCCTGAGCACGCCGCTGGACCGGCTGCCCCGACGCACCGTGCTCCAGCGCGCCGTCGTCGACCACCTGGCGGCCGGGCGCCACTGGCGCTGGCGCGTCGGCCGCTTCCCGATCTAGCGGGGCGGACCAGCGGCGGGGCCCGCACCCCGGGCCACCCGACGCCCGGCTGCTGCCGCCCGACCGCGACCACCGGCAGCACTGAGGCGTCAGCGGCCCGTGGTGGTGGGCTCGCAGTGGATGCCAAAACCGTTTGGCAGAGCTCTAGGAGCGCACGGGGTGAGGATCAAGTGCCAGATGCGTGACCGGATCGCGACAGTCAGCGGGGCGGCGACGACGGCAGCTCGGCGAACCACCGGTCCAGCTCGGCGGGCGTGCGGAACAGCAGCACCGGCGGCCCGGACGCGTCGGACCGCCAGGCACGCATCCGCCGACGTGCCCGGCCGAACGCGGCGACGTGCCACACCAGGATGGAGTCGCGGGACAGCACGCTGCGCAGCGACTCCCGGTTGCCGTTGCAGACCACCTCGCCGCTGACCAGCCGGCCGAGGGTGCGCCGCAGCAGGCGCCGGAACGAGAGCCCGCGCGGATAGTCCAGGCCGACGACCAGCTCGGCGCGGGCCAGCACGACGTCCCGCCAGCCGTGGTAGGCGCCGTCGAGGATCCAACGGTCCCGCCGGCAGACCGCCTCGATCCGGTTGCGCTGCTCGGCCACCGGCACCTCCACCCAGCCAGGCTGCCACAGCAGGTCGTCGACCGGGATCCACGGCAGCCCGAGCCGGTCGGCCAGCCGTGCCGCCGTCGTGGACTTGCCGGCGCCGTACACCCCGTAGACGAGGATGCGGGCCGGTGCGGCCATCAGCTCCGTGCCTTGCCCCGGGTGGTCCGCCGGCGGTGCTCGTCGTCGCCGCCGGCCAGCCGGGTGAAGGTGAGCATGTTCGCCAGCGCGACGCCGACCACCGCGAATCCGACCTGGAGCGCGAGTACGATCCAGTCCCACCGCAGCACCCACAGCCGCACCGGCGCGTCGTCGGCGATGCCGAGCCGGCGGGCGACCACGGTGCCGAGCACCGCCGCGCCGACGCCGATGAGGAACGTCGCGAAGACACCGATCCGCTGCCGACCGGGCAGCACCAGCCGGCCGAGCGGACCGATGAGGGTGCCGATGAGCACCGCGCCCAGATAACCACTCACGAGCATTGCCGAAACTCCCTCCCCGGGTGCCGGCAATCATGCCCCGTGCGTGCACCTCCGGAAACCCACTGCCGAGGCCGCGGCGCGGTCTTCCGGTCACCGGGCGCGAGCGCGTCCGGCCGGCGCTAGGATCACGGGCACCCCGCCGCCCCACCTCGCCGGAGCCCCGCTGTCCGCGCAGTCGACCACCCGCCCCGCCCGGTGCGCCCGCCGGGCGCTGGCCGTCGTGTTCCTGCTCGTCGTGGCCGGGCTGCCCGCCGGCTCGTCCACGGCCGGTGGCGCCGGGCCGGCGACGTTGCGGGTGCTCCAGATGAATCTCTGCAACAGCGGACGCGCCGGCTGCTGGACCGGCCGCGCGGTGCCGCGGGCCGCGGAGGTGATCGCCGCCGAGCTGCCCGACGTGGTCACGCTCAACGAGGTCTGTCGCGACGACGTGGACACGCTGGAGCGCGCCCTCGCCGCCGCCCACCCCGGCGGACCGGTCGTCTCGGCCTTCCAGGCCGCCGGTGACCGCCCCAGCGGCGCGGCGACCCGGTGCAACAACGGCCAGCCGTACGGCATCGGGCTGCTGGCCCGCCTCGACACCCGCGGCGACCGCGCCGAGGTGCGCCGCGGGACCTATCCGGCGCAGGATCTCGCGGACCCCGAGGAGCGGGTCTGGCTCTGCCTGCACGCCGCCGCCGTGTTGCACGCCTGCACCACCCACCTGGCGAACACCGACGGCGCCGTGGCCCTGGCCCAGTGCGGGCAGTTGGTCGGCGGGGTGGTGCCCGCGATCCGCCGGGCCGACGGCTATGCGCCGACCGTGCTCGGCGGCGACCTCAACCTGCGCGCCGGCGGAGCGCCCGACGTGCGCTCCTGCGTACCACCGGACTACCGGCGGATCGACGACGGCGCCCGGCAGCAGATCATGGCGACGAGCGACGTCACGATCTGCTGTCACCGGGCGGTGGACATGCGCGGCTCGACCGACCATCCGGCGCTGCTGGCCACGCTGACCGTGGGCGGTGACCCACCGGCCGGCTCGTCGACGGTCGCACGCTGAGCGCGGCCGGCCCTACGGAAGCCGCGCCACGAGCGTGGGCGGCGCGATCGTGCGGTACGCGTCCTGGAGCACCTCGGACAGCTCGGCCTCGTCGAGGCCGGCGTCGAGGCGCACACCGACCCAGCCGCGCCCCCCGACGTAGGGCGGGCGGAAGTAGGCGCGTGGGTTCGCCGCGGCCAGCTCGACCGCCGATCCGACCGGCGCGGCGCACCACAGGTGCGGGAACTCGTTCTGGTGGTGGCCGTCGGGCCAGACGGTGGCGAACGACTTCCTGCCCCGGACGAACCAGGTGGGAGTGCCGTGGCTGAGCCGCTCGTCGACCTCGGGCAGCGCCAGGCACACCCGCCGGATGGTCTCCACCATGTCGGTCATCGATCCACCGTACGGCACGGTGGGGCCACGTCAGCGCAGCTTGGGGTCGAGGGCCTCGCGGACCGCCTCGCCGAGCATCACGAAGCTCAGCACGGCGGTGACGAGGAACGCGGCGGGGAAGAACAGCAGGAAGGGCGAGACCCGGATGTAGTTCTGGGCTTCGCTGATCATGATGCCCCAGGAGACCACCGGGCTCTTCAGGCCGATGCCCAGGAACGAGAGCGTGGCCTCGGCGCCGATGAACGAGCCGACCATGATGGTGCCGTAGACCAGCAGCGGCGCCAGGCAGTTGGGCAGCAGGTGCTTGAGGATGATCCGGCCGGTGCCGGCGCCCAGCGCGCGGGCGGCGACGATGTAGTCGGCCTCCTTGGTGGCGAGGACCGAGGAGCGCATCAGCCGCATCACCACCGGCCACATGAGCACCACCATGGAGAGGATGACCAGCCCCATGATCGTCCACTCGCCGTTGTCGGTGCCGGAGCCGTTGAACGTGGTCAGGATGACGATCGCGCCGAGCACGAAGGGCAGGCCGAAGAAGATGTCCGCGACGCGGGACAGCAGCGCGTCGACCCAGCCGCCGCGGTAGCCGGCGACGATGCCCATCGCGCCACCGAGGAACAGGGTGAGCAGGGTGGACACGACGGCCACCACGATCGAGGCGCGGGCGCCGTAGATGACCCGCGAGTAGACGTCGCGGCCCTGCACGTCGTAGCCGAACCAGGCCGACGACGACGGCTCGACGCGGCTGCGCTCCAGCGCGCCGTTGACCGCGTCGCCGG is part of the Micromonospora sp. WMMD980 genome and encodes:
- a CDS encoding endonuclease/exonuclease/phosphatase family protein, whose translation is MFLLVVAGLPAGSSTAGGAGPATLRVLQMNLCNSGRAGCWTGRAVPRAAEVIAAELPDVVTLNEVCRDDVDTLERALAAAHPGGPVVSAFQAAGDRPSGAATRCNNGQPYGIGLLARLDTRGDRAEVRRGTYPAQDLADPEERVWLCLHAAAVLHACTTHLANTDGAVALAQCGQLVGGVVPAIRRADGYAPTVLGGDLNLRAGGAPDVRSCVPPDYRRIDDGARQQIMATSDVTICCHRAVDMRGSTDHPALLATLTVGGDPPAGSSTVAR
- a CDS encoding acyltransferase domain-containing protein; translated protein: MDLADTAARLGVPVEEVDRVHRLAGDRPSAPLPARADAPATLDRLAVPPHDAAEILAGWPEPGSPWWTPELRWLLDRSIALVRADLGGHGWLPPGPALPRERGPAWRHLYAYAYLALVDVARGYHRDHGIADDVSWTTLADLGRNLAVDRRMGGEGWPVMQSWLTLHARGGVYELGRLQHQRGETIGLHIP
- a CDS encoding SCP2 sterol-binding domain-containing protein → MTSADAFFDQLSAVGYDARLGTVSGSVRIDIRADGGLRQWRLDIDRGHLRVTRDGGPASAVITTSERTAEAMATGGMNGLAAITRGEILVDGDLGLALRIGRLFPTRPQAVGPDGDAG
- a CDS encoding acetylxylan esterase — encoded protein: MRIVDARVIVTCPGRNFVTLKIVTDEGVTGVGDATLNGRELAVASYLRDHLVPLLIGRDPARIEDTWQYLYQGSYWRRGPVTMSAIAAVDTALWDIKGKVAGLPVYQLLGGRSREGVTVYGHAALLVTAPFLCDVQRGIELTDASPYGDIARYLAVHREAEEAVRRTLSYVDGVTFARRATAPAHFGLGLRDDVCPPSTGFAAYNQYGGGSAAPAREMHTYPFNGHDGGEAVHVRRQLRWLDTVLRPTGRPRVGSGLRDRAGRR
- a CDS encoding MmcQ/YjbR family DNA-binding protein, with product MTDMVETIRRVCLALPEVDERLSHGTPTWFVRGRKSFATVWPDGHHQNEFPHLWCAAPVGSAVELAAANPRAYFRPPYVGGRGWVGVRLDAGLDEAELSEVLQDAYRTIAPPTLVARLP
- a CDS encoding ABC transporter permease, producing MSDPSVASIVTTPPATMPTEAGSGAPTNAGLPENAKQQKPRGLLGDAWIDLRRKPLFWISAAFIVLFLVMAAFPSLFTSGDAVNGALERSRVEPSSSAWFGYDVQGRDVYSRVIYGARASIVVAVVSTLLTLFLGGAMGIVAGYRGGWVDALLSRVADIFFGLPFVLGAIVILTTFNGSGTDNGEWTIMGLVILSMVVLMWPVVMRLMRSSVLATKEADYIVAARALGAGTGRIILKHLLPNCLAPLLVYGTIMVGSFIGAEATLSFLGIGLKSPVVSWGIMISEAQNYIRVSPFLLFFPAAFLVTAVLSFVMLGEAVREALDPKLR
- a CDS encoding adenylate kinase — its product is MAAPARILVYGVYGAGKSTTAARLADRLGLPWIPVDDLLWQPGWVEVPVAEQRNRIEAVCRRDRWILDGAYHGWRDVVLARAELVVGLDYPRGLSFRRLLRRTLGRLVSGEVVCNGNRESLRSVLSRDSILVWHVAAFGRARRRMRAWRSDASGPPVLLFRTPAELDRWFAELPSSPPR
- a CDS encoding GlsB/YeaQ/YmgE family stress response membrane protein; amino-acid sequence: MLVSGYLGAVLIGTLIGPLGRLVLPGRQRIGVFATFLIGVGAAVLGTVVARRLGIADDAPVRLWVLRWDWIVLALQVGFAVVGVALANMLTFTRLAGGDDEHRRRTTRGKARS